Proteins encoded by one window of Conger conger chromosome 1, fConCon1.1, whole genome shotgun sequence:
- the nr1d2a gene encoding nuclear receptor subfamily 1 group D member 2a, translated as MESTKAGGVIAYIRSSSSTSGSESCHSDSSNSSFLSSSPSRKQDAPHGPLRHAPVRHAQPRARAAEKPRRAPSTAKCGITKINGMVLLCKVCGDVASGFHYGVHACEGCKGFFRRSIQQNIQYKKCLKSENCPIMRMNRNRCQQCRFKKCLFVGMSKDAVRFGRIPKREKQRMLLEMQSAMNNMMNNSQLHSQLTSPLPPAYLSQPAPEDCGSACSSASSEPGSPPVAMDTSSGSPSSCSSDSGEEEVIGTVTRAHEETFMYNQEQPASPAQAPPSAGVGERMRDARAEQQRDSWNQQNDRATVTGCHLTNGTAQPGTARPAQHYSSRCTAYAHGVSHRGHNISEPTANCAFSGPVWSQGNRMHLVCPMSMSPYVDQHMSSHQIWEEFSMSFTPAVREVVEFAKRIPGFRDLSQHDQVSLLKAGTFEVLVVRFASLFNIKERTVTFLSGKKYSVEALRSMGAGELLNSMFEFSEKLTALQLSEEEMSLFTAVVLVSADRSGIENVNSVEALQETLIRALRSLITKNHANEVATLTKLLLKLPDLRSLNNMHSEELLAFKVHT; from the exons ATGGAATCTACAAAAGCTG GTGGAGTCATAGCGTACATCCGCTCTTCGAGCTCCACGTCGGGCTCGGAGTCCTGTCACAGCGACAGCTCCAACAGCAGCTTCCTGTCCTCGTCCCCGAGCAGGAAGCAGGACGCGCCTCACGGCCCGCTGAGACACGCCCCGGTGAGACACGCCCAGCCGCGCGCGCGCGCCGCCGAGAAGCCCAGGCGGGCCCCCTCCACCGCCAAGTGCGGCATTACCA AGATCAACGGGATGGTGCTGTTGTGTAAGGTCTGCGGTGACGTGGCTTCCGGCTTCCACTACGGGGTTCATGCCTGCGAGGGCTGCAAG GGCTTCTTCAGAAGGAGCATTCAGCAGAACATCCAGTACAAGAAATGCCTGAAGAGCGAGAACTGCCCCATCATGCGCATGAACCGGAACCGCTGCCAGCAGTGCAGATTCAAGAAGTGCCTGTTTGTGGGAATGTCAAAAGACG CGGTCCGCTTCGGCCGTATCCCTAAGCGGGAGAAGCAGAGGATGCTGCTGGAGATGCAGAGTGCCATGAACAACATGATGAATAACAGCCAGCTGCACAGCCAGCTgacctcccccctgcccccggccTACCTCAGCCAGCCCGCCCCTGAGGACTGCGGCTCGGCCTGCTCCTCCGCCTCTTCAGAGCCCGGCTCCCCCCCGGTCGCCATGGACACCTCGTCGGGCTCGCCCTCCTCCTGCTCGTCAGACAGCGGGGAGGAGGAGGTCATCGGCACGGTGACCAGGGCGCACGAGGAGACCTTCATGTACAACCAGGAGCAGCCGGCCTCGCCCGCCCAGGCCCCTCCCTCCGCTGGCGTGGGCGAGCGAATGAGAGACGCCCGCGcggagcagcagagagacagcTGGAACCAGCAGAACGACCGGGCCACTGTCACGGGCTGTCACCTGACCAACGGCACGGCTCAGCCAGGGACCGCCCGCCCCGCCCAGCATTACAGCAGCCGCTGCACTGCCTACGCACACGGCGTGAGCCACAGGGGCCACAACATCTCAGAGCCCACTGCCAACTGTGCCTTCAGCGGGCCAGTATGGAGTCAAGGCAACAGGATGCATCTG gtGTGTCCCATGAGCATGTCTCCATATGTGGACCAACACATGTCGAGTCACCAGATCTGGGAGGAGTTCTCCATGAGCTTCACGCCGGCTGTCCGTGAGGTCGTGGAGTTCGCCAAGAGAATACCCGGATTCCGTGACCTCTCGCAGCACGACCAAGTCAGCCTGCTGAAGGCCGGGACATTCGAG GTGCTAGTGGTACGTTTTGCGTCCCTGTTCAACATAAAAGAGCGCACTGTGACCTTCCTGAGTGGTAAGAAGTATAGCGTGGAGGCTCTTCGCTCCATGGGCGCTGGAGAACTGCTGAACTCCATGTTTGAGTTCAGCGAGAAGCTGACCGCCTTGCAACTGAGTGAGGAGGAGATGAGCCTCTTCACTGCTGTCGTCCTGGTCTCTGCTG ATCGCTCGGGGATTGAGAATGTGAACTCGGTGGAGGCTCTCCAGGAGACCTTGATCCGGGCCCTGAGGAGCCTGATCACCAAGAACCATGCCAACGAGGTGGCCACCCTCACCAAGCTGCTGCTGAAACTGCCTGACCTCCGCTCGCTCAACAACATGCACTCTGAGGAGCTCCTGGCCTTCAAAGTGCACACCTGA